From a region of the Marinomonas mediterranea MMB-1 genome:
- a CDS encoding phage regulatory CII family protein: protein MDHIDQAIYDTVHDSDMPPKEIARRLGSNYQVMINKANPQNETHRLTLRESVAIQLLTGNHAIYRAMGLELSIKAEESKSLSILECVLNAGKEHGDVLSTIQKALADGRLTLREQEQCQREITEAIEALMALRKAVLQHGIDQLKG, encoded by the coding sequence ATGGACCATATTGATCAGGCCATTTATGACACGGTTCACGATTCTGATATGCCGCCGAAGGAAATTGCACGACGTTTGGGGTCGAATTATCAAGTGATGATTAACAAAGCCAACCCACAAAACGAAACGCACCGACTCACACTACGCGAATCCGTCGCGATTCAGTTGCTTACAGGTAATCACGCCATCTACCGAGCGATGGGGCTAGAGCTGTCGATCAAAGCAGAGGAGAGCAAAAGTTTAAGCATTCTCGAATGTGTGCTCAACGCGGGCAAAGAACACGGTGATGTGCTTTCGACGATACAAAAAGCGCTTGCCGACGGCCGTTTGACTCTTCGTGAACAAGAGCAGTGTCAGCGCGAAATCACAGAAGCGATAGAAGCTTTGATGGCTCTACGTAAAGCCGTGCTACAGCACGGAATTGATCAACTCAAGGGGTGA
- a CDS encoding DUF2786 domain-containing protein — protein sequence MSNRRYEEKIRKLLALSQSDNPHEAEIAKRQAMALMKKHKMDEGDLSILEMKSRTIRRKSLKEFECYLIKAITQISGTYCTIEKTVDVKSNRYQWLSSVVFIGFDTHAQLASYSFDVLYTQLERERKNFKKKYNANAMLQDQFCLGWAYSACEKLINVFGKKNVPEDVTKHRTKVSKDHKPVKFKSIQLDDSKDGLTCGALGFKAGQSAKLNNATTSQRATQLRIGGLS from the coding sequence ATGTCGAATCGTCGGTATGAAGAAAAAATTCGTAAGTTGCTCGCTCTTTCACAAAGCGATAATCCACATGAAGCGGAAATCGCTAAACGTCAAGCCATGGCGTTGATGAAGAAGCATAAGATGGATGAAGGGGATCTTTCTATCTTAGAAATGAAATCACGAACGATCCGTAGAAAGTCGCTAAAAGAGTTTGAGTGCTACCTGATTAAAGCGATCACTCAAATTTCCGGTACATATTGCACGATCGAAAAGACTGTCGATGTCAAATCTAATCGTTATCAATGGCTTTCAAGCGTTGTATTTATTGGATTTGATACGCACGCTCAACTTGCCAGCTATTCGTTTGATGTGCTTTACACTCAGTTAGAGCGTGAAAGAAAAAACTTCAAAAAGAAGTATAACGCCAATGCAATGCTACAAGACCAGTTTTGTTTGGGTTGGGCGTACTCGGCATGTGAGAAGTTGATCAATGTCTTTGGTAAAAAGAACGTACCAGAGGACGTAACGAAACACCGTACTAAAGTCTCCAAAGATCATAAACCGGTTAAGTTTAAAAGCATTCAACTAGACGATTCGAAAGATGGACTTACCTGCGGAGCGCTTGGGTTCAAAGCAGGACAGAGCGCGAAGCTTAACAATGCGACGACAAGCCAACGCGCCACACAACTTCGTATTGGTGGACTTTCATGA
- a CDS encoding site-specific integrase, with protein MTKAVTKKITDASIRAAFKKEVRYLYDSRRVEFHINAARTGGTFYDVVYKGKKRQRTKLAKWPAITAASLFQELPAIRANALADRKARLAVSTYHTAGEVLMWFMQHIDADKTYSVSYVSTASSYIGNHLLAKLSEATLSELNKTRLYRTLYMPMQADYALSTIKGVISVLKTAFARAYELGLIARNPIADITFSSFTTTQPEAKPGKLKPHDLKALIKAINGQPTQKRVFFMTQLLHATRIGETSLAEWKQFSNAPLEWSIPEENTKNNTEHRLPITQHAYDLIHTLPKRGDYIFSSNGDKPYAIRTLERWYQSLSDEVGIKFTSHDIRKLARDCWQDMGIDWVIGEMLLNHERDGLDKRYMHAHSREQMKRALGEWGDVFCVCSVI; from the coding sequence ATGACCAAAGCTGTAACGAAGAAAATAACCGACGCATCGATTCGAGCGGCGTTTAAAAAAGAGGTGCGATACCTCTACGACTCCCGCCGAGTCGAATTCCACATCAATGCCGCCCGCACGGGTGGCACCTTTTACGATGTCGTATACAAAGGGAAAAAGCGCCAACGTACCAAGCTTGCCAAATGGCCAGCGATCACCGCCGCGAGTTTGTTTCAAGAGTTACCCGCGATCCGTGCCAATGCGTTGGCCGATCGTAAAGCGCGCCTTGCCGTCTCTACGTATCATACAGCGGGAGAAGTGCTCATGTGGTTTATGCAACATATCGATGCCGACAAAACGTACTCCGTCTCATACGTTTCTACCGCGTCGAGCTACATTGGCAATCACTTGCTTGCTAAGCTCTCAGAGGCGACCCTAAGCGAGTTAAACAAAACACGCTTATACAGAACGCTCTACATGCCTATGCAGGCCGATTACGCGCTTTCAACGATAAAAGGTGTAATAAGTGTATTAAAAACCGCATTCGCCCGCGCATACGAACTAGGGTTGATTGCCAGAAACCCGATTGCAGACATCACCTTTAGCAGCTTCACCACCACACAGCCCGAAGCCAAGCCCGGCAAACTGAAACCTCACGACTTAAAGGCATTGATAAAAGCCATAAACGGCCAGCCGACACAAAAGCGCGTGTTCTTCATGACGCAACTGCTCCACGCAACCCGAATAGGGGAGACATCGCTCGCAGAGTGGAAGCAATTTTCCAACGCGCCATTGGAATGGAGCATTCCCGAAGAAAACACCAAGAACAACACCGAGCACCGGCTCCCGATCACCCAACACGCTTACGACCTCATACACACACTGCCAAAGCGCGGCGACTATATCTTCTCTTCCAACGGCGACAAACCCTATGCCATACGCACTTTAGAGCGTTGGTATCAAAGCCTAAGCGACGAAGTCGGCATCAAATTCACTAGCCACGACATACGCAAACTCGCCCGTGACTGCTGGCAAGACATGGGCATCGACTGGGTAATAGGGGAAATGCTACTCAACCACGAACGGGATGGGTTGGATAAACGGTACATGCACGCCCATTCCAGAGAACAGATGAAAAGGGCGTTGGGAGAGTGGGGGGATGTATTTTGTGTATGTAGTGTTATTTAA
- a CDS encoding KilA-N domain-containing protein, which produces MMAHLMIASKDIRTLDGLYSLNDLHKASGSESRHLPAQFLRNQQTKELIAEIDNYANSHSLAVNKNQGRSGGTWVCKELVYAYAMWISPKFNLEVIRAFDQAQTEQPPEPIQQSLPAPIQDDEKLKLINDVAKSLGITESIAVVSATDIMAMIQTIRNYQQQLARIQTNPAWVDQTIERVKTATGRGFGDGI; this is translated from the coding sequence ATGATGGCTCACTTAATGATTGCTTCAAAAGACATCCGCACACTCGACGGATTGTATTCCCTTAATGATCTTCATAAAGCGTCTGGCTCAGAATCGCGCCATTTACCCGCTCAGTTCCTAAGAAACCAACAAACAAAAGAATTAATAGCTGAAATTGATAACTATGCTAATTCGCATAGTTTAGCGGTAAATAAAAATCAGGGTAGAAGCGGTGGCACTTGGGTCTGCAAAGAACTGGTTTATGCTTACGCCATGTGGATCAGCCCGAAGTTCAATCTAGAAGTAATTCGCGCCTTCGATCAAGCCCAAACAGAACAACCGCCAGAACCCATTCAACAAAGCTTACCCGCCCCAATCCAAGACGACGAAAAACTCAAACTCATTAACGACGTTGCCAAATCTTTAGGCATTACCGAAAGCATCGCCGTCGTCTCCGCCACCGACATCATGGCCATGATCCAAACCATCCGAAACTACCAACAACAACTCGCCAGAATCCAAACCAACCCCGCATGGGTCGACCAAACCATCGAACGTGTGAAAACCGCAACAGGACGGGGTTTTGGTGATGGGATATAA
- the umuD gene encoding translesion error-prone DNA polymerase V autoproteolytic subunit, whose amino-acid sequence MRVTYLGSAESSAFLSSNKMQIPLYVESVSAGFPSPAQDFVERTLDLNELCIQHPSATFFVRAQGDSMIEAGIHCGDVLVVDRSLTSKHGDIVIACVHGEMTVKVLELMPAVALRPRNKAYPVIPISEESGLEVFGVVTGVVRKIER is encoded by the coding sequence ATGCGTGTGACTTACCTTGGGTCGGCGGAATCGTCGGCTTTTTTGTCTTCGAACAAGATGCAGATCCCGCTTTATGTCGAGTCTGTGTCTGCCGGGTTTCCGTCTCCAGCGCAGGATTTTGTTGAGCGTACGCTTGATTTAAACGAGCTGTGCATTCAACACCCCAGTGCAACGTTTTTTGTACGTGCTCAGGGGGATTCGATGATAGAAGCGGGGATTCATTGCGGGGATGTTCTGGTGGTCGATCGCTCGCTAACGTCTAAACATGGCGACATCGTTATTGCGTGTGTGCATGGGGAAATGACTGTTAAGGTATTGGAGTTAATGCCTGCTGTCGCGTTGCGACCACGTAATAAAGCGTACCCTGTTATCCCTATCTCGGAAGAAAGCGGTTTAGAGGTGTTTGGTGTTGTCACTGGTGTCGTGCGTAAGATAGAACGATGA
- the umuC gene encoding translesion error-prone DNA polymerase V subunit UmuC, translating to MSTVFALVDCNNFYASCEKLFRPDLKYKPVAVLSNNDGCIVARSKEVKALGIKMGVPVFKIRDEIEKHGIVCFSSNYALYADLSNRVMTLLEEEAPRVEVYSIDEAFMDLSGIETAIDYEAFARRVKHKIDTWTGITVGIGIAPTKTLAKLANHAAKKYTATGGVVDLMNAERQRKLMALVEVGDVWGVGRRISEKLRALGIYTALDLADSDPKSLRSEFSVVLERTIRELNGVSCLELESVAPTKKQIVCSRSFGNRITDKAELREAIAKYTTRAAEKLRGEKRLARVVQVFIRTGVFNPNDPRYSNSLSVELPNPTDDTRDLLEATDVLFRRIFKAGFRYAKAGVMLSDFYEHGTFQADLFRSNAQRDNAKHLMEVVDRINHSGLGNVFFAAQGTTPQWSMKRDHLSPAYTTRWEDLPRVR from the coding sequence ATGAGTACGGTCTTTGCGTTGGTTGATTGCAATAACTTCTATGCAAGCTGTGAAAAGCTGTTCCGCCCAGATCTAAAATACAAACCCGTTGCGGTGTTGTCGAATAATGACGGCTGCATTGTCGCGCGCTCAAAAGAGGTAAAAGCGCTCGGTATTAAAATGGGCGTGCCCGTCTTTAAGATTCGAGACGAGATCGAAAAGCACGGTATTGTCTGTTTCTCGTCGAATTATGCGCTTTATGCGGATCTATCAAATAGGGTAATGACGCTATTAGAAGAGGAGGCGCCCCGCGTTGAGGTGTATTCGATTGATGAGGCGTTTATGGATTTATCAGGCATTGAAACCGCGATAGATTACGAAGCCTTTGCTCGTCGTGTAAAACATAAGATTGATACATGGACAGGCATTACGGTTGGTATCGGCATTGCGCCCACTAAAACACTTGCCAAGCTTGCTAACCATGCCGCCAAAAAGTACACCGCGACGGGTGGCGTGGTGGATTTAATGAATGCAGAGCGACAAAGAAAACTCATGGCATTGGTGGAGGTTGGAGACGTGTGGGGTGTCGGTCGTCGAATCTCTGAGAAGTTGAGAGCGCTAGGCATTTACACTGCGTTGGATCTCGCAGACAGCGACCCTAAATCTTTACGAAGTGAGTTCTCCGTTGTGTTGGAGCGCACGATCCGTGAATTGAATGGCGTGTCGTGTCTTGAGCTTGAAAGCGTGGCCCCCACTAAAAAGCAGATTGTATGCAGTCGCTCGTTTGGGAACCGAATAACGGATAAAGCCGAGCTACGAGAAGCCATTGCCAAATACACGACCCGCGCGGCGGAAAAGCTAAGAGGGGAGAAGCGGCTCGCAAGAGTGGTACAGGTGTTTATTCGGACAGGTGTGTTTAACCCGAATGATCCTCGATATTCCAATTCGTTAAGCGTTGAACTTCCAAACCCGACGGACGATACGAGAGACCTGCTAGAAGCCACCGATGTTCTCTTTCGGCGAATTTTCAAAGCGGGGTTTCGTTACGCAAAAGCAGGCGTAATGCTTAGCGACTTTTACGAACACGGCACCTTTCAGGCTGATTTATTTCGATCTAACGCTCAACGCGACAATGCAAAACATCTAATGGAAGTGGTTGACCGAATCAACCACAGCGGCCTTGGTAACGTCTTCTTCGCCGCCCAAGGCACGACACCACAATGGTCAATGAAACGCGACCATCTATCACCGGCTTATACGACTAGGTGGGAGGACTTGCCTAGGGTGAGGTGA
- a CDS encoding phage holin family protein — translation MKYLPDELLQTAVFVVVGVLGGAVKYLRDFQHKAKKFSLIHMLIAVFTGGFLGMLTYFLCTSMNMGGPLTGFMAGVAGLMGDEAIKLFINRFKRGLS, via the coding sequence ATGAAGTACCTACCGGATGAGCTTCTTCAAACGGCAGTATTTGTGGTGGTCGGTGTGCTGGGTGGCGCTGTGAAATACCTCCGTGATTTTCAGCATAAAGCTAAAAAATTCTCATTAATTCATATGCTTATCGCCGTGTTTACAGGTGGTTTCTTAGGGATGTTGACGTATTTTTTATGTACTTCCATGAATATGGGAGGCCCACTTACTGGCTTTATGGCAGGTGTCGCAGGTCTGATGGGCGACGAAGCAATCAAACTATTTATTAACCGTTTTAAACGAGGCCTCTCATGA
- a CDS encoding DUF1441 family protein yields MSSKYVFNITELAEAFSLHRDTVRKRLRKAEVSAHTVKGNTAYYHMNVAAPAIISELIVNESVINPDTMTPGERKAWFDSENARVNFEINCGELVPADEVARGYAEFAKAIVNPLDSLPDLLERKAGLNADQAEIVQKQVDSIRENMYLSVVNNGGDLE; encoded by the coding sequence ATGAGTTCTAAATATGTTTTTAATATTACTGAGCTTGCAGAAGCGTTTAGTTTGCATCGTGACACGGTAAGGAAACGATTGAGGAAAGCTGAGGTATCTGCTCATACAGTGAAGGGAAATACTGCTTACTATCATATGAATGTGGCAGCTCCGGCCATCATTTCTGAACTGATCGTAAATGAAAGTGTTATTAATCCCGATACGATGACACCGGGCGAACGGAAAGCTTGGTTTGACTCTGAAAATGCCAGAGTCAATTTTGAGATAAATTGTGGTGAGTTGGTTCCTGCAGATGAAGTGGCGAGAGGGTACGCCGAGTTTGCAAAAGCAATTGTAAACCCACTGGACAGCCTACCTGATTTATTGGAACGAAAAGCGGGTCTCAATGCGGATCAAGCTGAGATTGTTCAAAAGCAAGTCGATAGCATTAGAGAAAATATGTATCTGTCTGTGGTTAATAACGGTGGTGATCTCGAATAG
- a CDS encoding phage terminase large subunit family protein — MYASANSLKRDTALLIKPPTRLAVSEAVAQYVKTKTPSGNWDYWDIETAPYMVEPMDIISSRKKKGLIFVGPARSGKTQALIDGGVGYGVAVDPSDMLVAQMSQVKAAEFGKKRITPMLENSPILADCLSPRTHDNNVTEKIFKAGNYLRIGHPSKTILASSDYRFVFLTDYDRWPLDVGGEGSGWGLAFKRIQTYQSLGMAVCESSPGYEVMPDGDKNLQHHEAPASLGILSLYNTGDRRQLYWACLDCGEFFPAKFEYLRFDENETNIRKAARNVTAFCPHCGSNDIKPQHKFELIQKARWVPGGCEISRDGEITGEMIDSPLASFWMEGPAANFQTWEELVYLHLSAKRDYDKTGSEKQLRTTVNVDQGRPYTPMSLQAKGKAEELKERVVPLEQLLVPKWVRFLTAQIDVQNGKKSRFSVMVLGWGEGLQHTVIDRFEIVKSNRVEDGQEKRVDPAKYSEDWDLITDRVINQSYQIEDHPDLRMPITITLCDSGGEDGVTDNAYEYYRRLKKLKMHEKFWLLKGDGKKLESDYIRVSYPDNSKKKHRKARARGDIPLLLLNSNRFKDIVNNSSIGRDEPGAKYCYFPDWLPESFYDELTYEIRGVDGRWTKPGKKANEAFDQFYYGWAAIYQLRAHTVDWELPPVYAKPIEENPFIIRPNQLEKAHKTKRERRSRIQIA, encoded by the coding sequence GTGTATGCATCCGCAAATAGTTTAAAACGAGACACGGCGCTTTTAATTAAACCACCGACTAGGTTAGCAGTATCGGAAGCCGTCGCTCAGTACGTCAAGACAAAAACGCCATCAGGGAATTGGGATTACTGGGACATTGAAACCGCGCCCTATATGGTCGAGCCCATGGATATTATCTCTTCTCGGAAAAAGAAGGGGCTGATATTTGTAGGTCCAGCCCGATCAGGTAAAACCCAAGCACTTATCGATGGTGGTGTAGGTTATGGGGTGGCTGTTGACCCTAGCGACATGTTGGTCGCTCAGATGTCGCAAGTCAAAGCGGCAGAGTTTGGTAAGAAGCGAATTACTCCCATGTTGGAGAATTCCCCAATACTCGCCGACTGTCTAAGCCCTCGCACTCACGACAATAACGTGACAGAAAAGATTTTTAAGGCGGGTAATTATCTTCGTATTGGTCATCCTTCGAAAACCATTCTAGCGTCGTCTGATTATCGTTTTGTTTTCTTAACAGATTACGATCGATGGCCGCTTGATGTAGGCGGTGAAGGTTCTGGTTGGGGCTTGGCGTTTAAACGTATCCAAACGTATCAGAGTTTGGGAATGGCTGTGTGTGAAAGCAGCCCCGGTTATGAGGTGATGCCAGATGGAGATAAGAACCTTCAACATCACGAAGCGCCAGCCTCACTCGGGATTTTGTCTCTATACAATACGGGTGACAGAAGGCAGCTCTATTGGGCTTGCCTTGATTGTGGTGAATTTTTTCCTGCAAAGTTTGAGTATCTAAGGTTTGATGAAAATGAAACCAATATTCGAAAGGCGGCAAGAAACGTAACGGCGTTTTGTCCGCATTGTGGCTCCAATGATATTAAGCCTCAACACAAGTTTGAACTGATACAAAAGGCGCGTTGGGTTCCTGGTGGTTGTGAGATTTCGCGCGATGGTGAGATCACCGGTGAAATGATCGATTCGCCTTTAGCGTCTTTCTGGATGGAAGGGCCAGCGGCAAACTTTCAGACGTGGGAAGAGTTGGTTTATCTCCATCTATCCGCAAAAAGAGACTATGACAAAACGGGCAGTGAAAAGCAGTTAAGAACCACGGTCAATGTGGATCAGGGTAGGCCATATACACCGATGAGCCTTCAGGCGAAAGGTAAAGCTGAAGAACTGAAAGAACGCGTTGTCCCCCTTGAGCAATTGTTAGTTCCTAAATGGGTTCGCTTCTTAACGGCGCAGATAGACGTGCAAAACGGTAAGAAGAGTCGTTTCTCTGTGATGGTCTTAGGTTGGGGGGAAGGCCTGCAACACACGGTTATTGATCGATTTGAAATCGTGAAAAGTAATCGTGTTGAAGACGGTCAAGAAAAGCGCGTTGACCCTGCAAAATATTCGGAAGATTGGGATCTGATTACGGATCGCGTAATTAACCAGTCTTATCAGATTGAAGACCATCCTGACTTGCGAATGCCTATAACTATTACGCTTTGTGATAGTGGTGGTGAAGATGGTGTAACGGATAATGCCTACGAGTACTATCGCCGCCTAAAAAAGCTAAAAATGCATGAAAAGTTTTGGTTACTAAAAGGTGACGGTAAGAAGCTTGAGTCTGATTATATTCGAGTGAGTTACCCGGATAACTCAAAGAAGAAGCATAGAAAAGCCAGAGCACGGGGTGATATCCCCTTGCTTCTACTAAATTCCAACCGCTTTAAAGATATCGTCAATAACTCCTCAATAGGTCGAGATGAGCCGGGCGCGAAATACTGTTATTTCCCCGACTGGTTGCCTGAGAGCTTTTATGACGAGCTGACATATGAAATCCGCGGTGTAGATGGCCGCTGGACCAAACCTGGCAAGAAGGCGAACGAAGCATTTGACCAATTCTATTATGGATGGGCGGCTATTTATCAGTTGAGAGCACATACCGTTGACTGGGAATTACCACCTGTTTACGCAAAACCTATAGAAGAAAATCCTTTCATAATACGGCCCAATCAGCTTGAAAAAGCGCATAAAACCAAGCGAGAGCGCAGAAGTAGGATTCAGATAGCATGA
- a CDS encoding phage head-tail joining protein, with protein MTTKIDEQLTDVDEVISGGEKRVRKGDREIEYRSIDELERIEKRLQRKKRRSRPLHAVTTSVNRGF; from the coding sequence ATGACAACAAAAATAGATGAGCAATTGACAGATGTTGACGAGGTTATCAGTGGTGGCGAAAAGCGGGTTCGTAAGGGTGACCGAGAAATTGAATACCGCAGCATTGACGAGTTAGAAAGGATTGAGAAACGCCTCCAGCGTAAGAAACGGCGTTCACGTCCACTTCATGCTGTTACCACGTCTGTAAACAGAGGTTTCTAG
- a CDS encoding phage portal protein, with the protein MIVDHRGNPLSSVANLSYEGATRGKRAASLHSPRLGPNKTVAPDQGSLRDRTLAGHRNMPLVFSGIEKNVVNEVGSGVAIRAKTSDEQFNIAANELWQQRVQYSDPELVINWHGQLTQAVRARRTQGEVFIRKRYRSLSDGLPAPYQNQILESCFCPIELNQDLRNGRKIREGIEFDRKGRRLAYYFYREHPHDGEFSINLSDYVRVRAKDVIHHYLPTRPGQRRGTPDGTSGLIKAITFNSYDDAELVRKEQRAPYTGFMKRAVDYSHYEEDKHWQFDPITGEEIHPDSTNEIPNVSVQAGTVLNGFPGDDLTLFNGDDAGQGYSDYMRWQCISLALSYNQPYELLTGDWSQVNDRLVRIIMQQYYRQIEAIQDQLLVYQICMKDWKWFIEACVFSGKLDAPFYSASPEQYFKADYRPQGWDYIHPEQDVNAKIKAQKHDLTSTDLEVARKGQDPEEIETTNLKKLLRKVQKAKELGITEDDLGFLQKVENYLTNPAS; encoded by the coding sequence GTGATTGTTGACCATCGAGGAAATCCGCTATCCAGTGTCGCAAATCTATCCTATGAAGGGGCGACTCGCGGTAAGCGCGCGGCCAGTCTGCATTCTCCAAGATTAGGGCCCAATAAAACGGTTGCGCCTGATCAAGGTTCATTACGCGATCGCACATTGGCAGGTCATAGAAACATGCCTTTGGTGTTCAGCGGCATTGAAAAGAATGTTGTCAATGAAGTGGGTTCAGGCGTGGCGATTCGCGCCAAAACAAGTGATGAGCAATTTAATATTGCGGCGAATGAGCTATGGCAACAGAGAGTTCAATACTCTGATCCTGAGCTTGTAATTAACTGGCACGGTCAGTTAACACAGGCTGTTAGAGCGAGAAGAACTCAGGGAGAGGTTTTCATCCGTAAACGCTATCGCTCGCTTAGCGATGGACTTCCGGCTCCGTATCAAAATCAAATCTTAGAATCCTGTTTTTGTCCAATAGAGCTAAATCAAGATCTTAGAAATGGACGGAAGATTCGTGAAGGCATTGAGTTCGATAGAAAGGGAAGGCGATTAGCCTATTACTTTTACCGAGAACATCCACATGATGGCGAGTTCAGCATAAACCTTTCTGACTATGTTCGTGTAAGAGCAAAGGACGTTATTCATCATTACTTACCAACGCGACCAGGACAAAGGCGCGGTACACCAGATGGAACTTCTGGGTTGATTAAGGCAATCACCTTTAACTCTTACGATGATGCAGAGCTAGTACGAAAAGAGCAGAGAGCGCCTTATACGGGATTTATGAAGCGTGCCGTTGATTACTCTCATTATGAAGAAGATAAGCATTGGCAGTTTGACCCGATAACCGGCGAAGAAATCCACCCAGATTCTACGAATGAAATACCGAACGTCAGTGTTCAGGCGGGAACGGTCTTAAATGGTTTCCCCGGAGACGATCTGACCCTTTTCAATGGTGATGATGCGGGGCAAGGTTACTCTGATTACATGCGTTGGCAGTGCATTAGCTTGGCGCTGTCTTATAACCAACCTTATGAGCTTTTAACAGGTGACTGGTCACAAGTGAACGATCGTCTGGTTCGAATCATCATGCAGCAATATTACCGACAGATTGAAGCGATTCAAGATCAGTTGTTGGTTTATCAGATTTGTATGAAGGACTGGAAGTGGTTTATCGAAGCCTGCGTCTTTTCTGGAAAGCTGGATGCACCCTTTTACTCAGCAAGCCCCGAACAATATTTCAAGGCAGATTACAGACCACAAGGGTGGGATTACATCCACCCAGAGCAAGATGTAAATGCGAAGATCAAAGCGCAAAAGCATGATCTAACATCAACCGATCTGGAAGTGGCTCGCAAAGGGCAAGACCCGGAAGAAATTGAAACAACCAATCTGAAAAAGCTCCTGCGAAAAGTTCAGAAAGCCAAGGAGCTTGGTATTACCGAAGACGATTTAGGCTTTTTGCAGAAAGTCGAAAACTACCTCACAAACCCCGCATCTTAG
- a CDS encoding head maturation protease, ClpP-related: MKWYEILNLTGGAGDKPRSVTINIHGTVGGSFFDPDAVAASEFIQAVQSMGDLDEIRVSLATPGGNFFDGLAIANFLKGHKAEVIIEILSEASSAGSAIAMGASAGKLRAYPASFMMIHNPLTGMQGNANDFRAMADKLDILKSGLLRLYAERTGIEGATLWEMLDQETLMTAEEAVLKGFVDEIIVTEAPVLNCNLASREQVKSEVLNSLKGAVSAQNSPPVNGSDNDAVQIIKMCHDKNLSFLASDFVTQNLSITDVQSRLTTANDIQNICATAGLNTVTQNLIQNMNNPAELLRIAVSETKAEMDEDIDSGGPKDLTQNKQNNENIKNSWSRAISAVKR; this comes from the coding sequence ATGAAATGGTATGAAATCCTCAACTTAACAGGCGGGGCAGGCGATAAACCTCGCTCAGTGACCATTAATATTCATGGCACCGTAGGCGGGAGTTTTTTTGATCCCGATGCCGTGGCCGCAAGTGAGTTTATTCAAGCGGTTCAAAGCATGGGTGACTTGGATGAAATTCGTGTTTCTCTCGCCACACCGGGCGGCAACTTCTTCGACGGCCTTGCTATTGCGAACTTTCTAAAAGGGCATAAAGCCGAAGTAATTATTGAGATCCTTAGTGAAGCGTCCAGCGCGGGTTCTGCTATTGCGATGGGTGCTTCTGCTGGAAAGCTTAGAGCTTACCCAGCTTCATTTATGATGATTCACAACCCCCTAACGGGAATGCAGGGCAACGCGAACGACTTCCGTGCGATGGCTGATAAGCTGGATATTCTGAAATCTGGTTTGTTACGGCTCTATGCAGAAAGAACAGGTATTGAAGGCGCCACATTGTGGGAAATGCTTGATCAAGAAACGTTGATGACAGCGGAAGAAGCGGTTTTGAAAGGCTTTGTTGATGAAATTATTGTAACAGAAGCGCCTGTTCTCAATTGCAATCTAGCAAGTCGTGAACAAGTTAAATCAGAAGTACTTAATAGCCTTAAGGGCGCTGTGAGCGCACAAAACTCTCCACCAGTGAATGGAAGTGATAATGATGCGGTTCAAATCATCAAAATGTGTCACGACAAGAATCTATCTTTCCTCGCGTCTGATTTTGTGACTCAGAATCTTTCAATCACAGATGTACAGAGTCGTCTTACGACAGCGAATGATATTCAAAATATCTGTGCAACTGCTGGCCTAAATACTGTGACTCAAAACCTCATACAGAACATGAATAATCCGGCGGAGTTGCTGCGTATCGCCGTATCTGAAACCAAGGCGGAAATGGATGAAGACATTGATTCAGGTGGCCCTAAAGACTTAACGCAAAACAAGCAAAACAATGAAAACATCAAAAACTCATGGTCTCGTGCCATTTCCGCAGTGAAGCGCTAA
- a CDS encoding head decoration protein yields the protein MVTKTKAPGAGQYIVEEVGQYLSRDKKVITAGKYSACTVMGKVSASSKFKQLDPTVTDGAENASAILFDAVDASSGDVEGVLSTALTAARASDLVWPEGISDAQKTAAIAKLAVNGIKVV from the coding sequence ATGGTTACCAAAACGAAAGCGCCTGGCGCGGGGCAATATATTGTCGAAGAAGTCGGCCAATATTTAAGTCGTGATAAGAAAGTCATTACAGCGGGTAAATACAGTGCTTGTACGGTCATGGGGAAAGTGTCTGCTTCTTCTAAGTTTAAACAGCTAGATCCAACCGTGACGGACGGCGCCGAAAATGCATCTGCCATCTTGTTTGACGCTGTGGATGCATCTTCTGGAGATGTTGAAGGTGTGCTTTCCACTGCATTAACTGCCGCTCGAGCTTCAGACCTCGTTTGGCCTGAAGGTATTTCAGACGCCCAAAAAACCGCTGCCATTGCAAAATTGGCAGTGAATGGCATCAAAGTAGTTTAA